The Haloplanus sp. CK5-1 genome segment GCTCGCCCGCCCCGCCGTGGTCGGGCGAGCACGGCCCACTGTAACACGAGCCACAACTGCTCTAACAGAAACCCCACGCCCACGTAGAACAGCCGGATTGTCGTCGATGGCGTTGTTGTCAGGGCACGCGCTTCTCGGAACTTCTCGTAGCTCTTCTCTATCCGTGAACGCTTGTTGTAGGTCGTAGCGACTTGCGCGGGCGTGCGGTCTTCCAGACCGTACGCCGCGTATCCTGTCGCTTTCACACCAGACTTTCCGCGGTCACCGTTCTGATAGGTAACGTTCACCGCCAGTGGATACGTCTGTTCGTGCTCTTTCCCTTCGCAAATCGTCTCTTCGGTCATGTGTGACGCGGCCTTGGAGAGTTTCTTCCGGAGCGAGTCTTTCCGGGTTATGACCGGAAAGACTGGCGGTGCTGTCTCCCGAAGAATACCGATTAACTCCCCGACAAAGGCGTCCCTGTCCATGAGGATCTGGTCGGTCTCGAATGGGTATGTTTCGACGCGGGCGAGCACGCGCTCGACCGCGTCGGCCTTGCTGTCCTCGCCGTCAACTGGTTCAACCGCCAGTGTGAGTGGCTTTCCCTGCGCGATGACGAACGCAGTACAGTACCGGTGACACTTCGTGGTTCCATCTCGTGCTTCCATTCTCCTGAACTCGTCCTCGTCGTCTGGATGACCGTGGAACGGATTGTCCATGAAGTCCAGACAGATGGTTCTCGACCCGCCGCGGTCGAGAACCGTCATCGCCACCAGTGCGAGGATATCGTTGACAGCATCAAGCATCGGCTCTTTCTCCAAGGTGTGCAACCAGTCCATCACTGGCTCGCGGTTTGGCGTGTCCTCAGTGTTCGTCGTGACACCGTTGACGGAGGTTGTGTCAACAGCAGCTCGTAAGACGACTTCCATGATTTCCTCGGAATCGAGGCCGGAGCCCTCGATTCCTTCCATCGGTATCAGCTCAAGCAACTCCATGCTAAGAGACTTCAACTGGCTGCTCGAAATGTACTCGTCCGGATCTGTGAGGATGCGTTTGAGTCTTGGGAACTCCATCACACACAGGAATCCGGGCAGCGGCTGAATCAGGCGACTGATTCAGTCGCGTCATTCTAATCACTACGTGTCAGAAACTGGTCTCTTGAGCCAGAGTGGACAACTAGCGATGGTCTTCGCAGACTCCCTCACCGCACGCGTCACAGGGAACGATGTGGGAGGTACAGTGTAGCTTTCCGTCGACGGTACACGTGGCTTGGTCCGTTTGACAGAGGACGTCGTCGCAGGTCGCACAGGTCACCCTGTCCTCCTGACAGACGTGGTCGCCGCATCGATCGCAGGCTTCCAGATGCTCGGGCGTGAACAGCGTTCCGCAGTCAGCACACTCGGCTGCGTGGTCTACGCATCGGACCTCATCGGTATCGTCGGTGGTGACGGAGTGAGCCGGGCAAAACGCATCGTCACAGACGGCACAGGTCCGGTTGTGCTCGGCACAAACCGTCTCTCCGCTATGGCTACATGTCCCTTCGTGGTGCTGACAGACGACACCGTCACAGTACGCGCAGTCGGTGACGAGGTCGGCACAGTAGACCTCCTCGCATTGAGCACACGTCTCCGCGTGCGTGTCACAGAGGGCGGCATCGTGGTCCGAACACCGGGATCGGTCGGCCGGGCAGAGGACGTCCCCACATGTCGCACACGTCTCGCTGTGCTCGGGACACAGGGCCTTCTCACACGTGTCGCACGTCTCTGCGTGTGCCTCGCAGGTGACCGCGTCACAGACGGCACAATGTATCCGGTCCGGTTCACAGATATCGTCGCCACAGGTCGCACACGCTTCGAGATGATCCGTACAGAACGGGTCGTCACACAGGTCACAGCGGTCGGTGTGAGTCGGGCAAACGAGGCCGTCACACTTCATACAGACCGCCGAGTCGGTGGTACAGACGATCTCGTCACAGATTCGACACTCACCACGGTCGGTCTCACAAATTTCCTGACCGCAGGTTCCACACGCCGCCAAGTGTTGGGTCCCGAAGGAATCCGCACAGATCTCACACTCGTTGCTGTGCGTGTCACACAGCGCCTCACTGCAACCTGCGCAGTCGACAGCGTGGTCGGTACAGATCGTGTCCCCGCAGGTGCCACAGGTCG includes the following:
- a CDS encoding ISH3 family transposase encodes the protein MEFPRLKRILTDPDEYISSSQLKSLSMELLELIPMEGIEGSGLDSEEIMEVVLRAAVDTTSVNGVTTNTEDTPNREPVMDWLHTLEKEPMLDAVNDILALVAMTVLDRGGSRTICLDFMDNPFHGHPDDEDEFRRMEARDGTTKCHRYCTAFVIAQGKPLTLAVEPVDGEDSKADAVERVLARVETYPFETDQILMDRDAFVGELIGILRETAPPVFPVITRKDSLRKKLSKAASHMTEETICEGKEHEQTYPLAVNVTYQNGDRGKSGVKATGYAAYGLEDRTPAQVATTYNKRSRIEKSYEKFREARALTTTPSTTIRLFYVGVGFLLEQLWLVLQWAVLARPRRGGRALPKTFAFGDAFLHGIERVLDDELGWKEKYRTNGEGLPAGYEHGLG